From one Streptomyces sp. SCSIO 30461 genomic stretch:
- a CDS encoding LuxR family transcriptional regulator translates to MTVYGTRDRGHAAPGGAAWPFVGREAHRRTVLDAVDDPAVRGIVVEGPSGVGKSRLAEECYTDALRSGHRGGRALATVHAREIPLGALAHLTASNAVPVDPMCAYRGVRAALGSGAGRFVLFVDDLHHLDATSMFVIGRLLDAGEAFLLATFQEGVPRACSVSVRERLGTLSRVELGDLDMAGTRALLEHVLSGHVAEQTVRHLHGTSGGNLLYLYELVCGALAREWLVHDGELWRATCPDEFGTPRLTRLVEERLAVAGPAGRTALDLLALAEPVGVTELRALAGAEVLEGLEASHAIRVHENGRRLSATLAHPVYGQVLRARMGALRRRRLLGEHAEWVRERGVRRSGDLLRVAVWEAAVDIAEPGLLTQAAGLARRCHDYRQVIAFLSSLPEDQHSPTTRHMLAESHFQLGDWRQAEATLRRLTCSAPRGEDETATATRTRMLNLFWAGEPIAEVLRIGRQARAWLVAPAERTVLREVAGALIAVSGHPRAGLALTEQALGQEDGSGSPTVVLSMRVLALTAVGRAAEGLETADSCERSLLSADQSALSVHRHAVDILRLYALVELGRLEEAEALAGRVSAAASVSTPLTATWLAFHRGRCAWAAGRAADARRYFAEAVASSESAGHTKILSLAYSGVAAAAAALGDETAAARAVGRAADHPPCALLAGEERIGEAWLLALRGNLTAAREVLRQAVRGARAAGQTSSRTLLLTDLARFGLADEAARELRSLSDALEGAFAPARAEFAAAVAAGDADRLLSVYAVLSGIGAHMLAAESASHAAAVLRGDRRHRAAAEADRMAQAATARVQGTLPGASRDGHSLLGSSLTEREREVAVLAGRRLSSNEIAERLFLSRRTVDNTLQKVYRKLGVGSRRSLIEALRTHEDPSGPDQA, encoded by the coding sequence ATGACTGTCTACGGCACACGGGATCGGGGCCATGCCGCGCCCGGCGGCGCGGCATGGCCGTTCGTCGGCAGGGAGGCGCACCGCAGGACCGTCCTGGATGCCGTGGACGATCCGGCGGTCAGAGGAATCGTCGTGGAGGGGCCGTCCGGGGTCGGCAAGTCCCGTTTGGCCGAGGAGTGCTACACCGACGCGCTCCGCTCGGGACACCGGGGTGGCCGGGCGTTGGCCACCGTACATGCGCGCGAGATTCCGCTGGGCGCCCTCGCCCACCTCACTGCATCGAACGCCGTGCCCGTCGATCCGATGTGCGCCTACCGCGGCGTGCGAGCGGCACTCGGCTCGGGAGCGGGCCGCTTCGTGCTGTTCGTGGACGACCTCCATCACCTGGACGCCACTTCGATGTTCGTGATCGGCCGCCTGCTCGACGCAGGCGAGGCGTTCCTGCTCGCGACGTTCCAGGAGGGCGTGCCCCGCGCCTGCTCCGTCTCGGTCCGGGAGCGGCTCGGCACGCTGTCCCGGGTCGAGCTGGGCGACCTCGACATGGCCGGAACCCGTGCCCTCCTTGAGCACGTGCTGTCCGGTCATGTCGCCGAGCAGACCGTGCGGCATCTGCACGGGACCAGCGGTGGCAACTTGTTGTACCTCTACGAGTTGGTCTGCGGCGCCCTGGCCCGCGAGTGGCTCGTCCACGACGGGGAGCTGTGGCGGGCGACGTGCCCTGACGAGTTCGGCACCCCGCGGCTCACCCGGCTGGTGGAGGAACGGCTCGCCGTGGCGGGGCCGGCGGGGCGCACGGCCCTTGACCTGCTCGCGCTGGCCGAGCCGGTCGGCGTGACCGAGTTGCGGGCGCTGGCGGGGGCCGAGGTCCTGGAAGGCCTGGAGGCGTCGCACGCCATCCGGGTGCATGAGAACGGCCGACGCCTGAGTGCGACTCTGGCGCACCCGGTCTACGGGCAGGTGCTGCGCGCGCGGATGGGCGCGCTGCGACGCCGCCGCCTTCTCGGGGAGCACGCCGAGTGGGTGCGGGAGCGCGGCGTCCGGCGCAGCGGGGACCTACTGCGGGTGGCCGTCTGGGAGGCGGCGGTCGACATCGCGGAACCCGGACTGCTGACCCAAGCTGCGGGGCTCGCCCGTCGCTGCCACGACTACCGGCAGGTCATCGCGTTTCTCAGCTCCCTGCCGGAGGACCAGCACTCGCCGACCACGCGCCACATGCTGGCGGAGAGCCACTTCCAGCTCGGCGACTGGCGGCAGGCGGAGGCCACACTGCGACGCCTGACCTGTTCGGCCCCCCGGGGCGAGGACGAGACCGCGACCGCGACGCGGACCAGGATGCTGAACCTGTTCTGGGCGGGCGAGCCGATCGCCGAGGTGCTGCGGATCGGGCGGCAGGCCCGTGCGTGGCTGGTCGCGCCCGCCGAGCGGACCGTGCTCCGCGAGGTGGCGGGAGCCCTGATCGCCGTGTCCGGACACCCGCGGGCCGGTCTGGCGCTGACGGAGCAGGCGCTCGGTCAGGAGGACGGCAGCGGCTCTCCGACCGTGGTCCTGAGCATGAGGGTCCTGGCTCTGACGGCCGTCGGCCGGGCGGCCGAGGGGCTGGAGACCGCCGACAGCTGCGAGCGGAGCCTCCTCTCGGCGGACCAAAGCGCCCTCTCGGTGCACCGGCACGCGGTGGACATCCTTCGCTTGTACGCCCTGGTGGAGCTGGGTCGGTTGGAGGAGGCGGAGGCACTCGCCGGAAGAGTGTCGGCGGCTGCAAGCGTGTCGACTCCGCTGACCGCGACCTGGCTCGCCTTCCACCGCGGCCGGTGCGCGTGGGCCGCGGGACGGGCGGCCGATGCCCGCCGCTACTTCGCGGAGGCCGTCGCGTCCTCGGAGTCAGCCGGGCACACCAAGATCCTCTCCCTCGCGTACTCCGGCGTCGCAGCCGCCGCTGCGGCCCTCGGCGACGAAACGGCAGCGGCGCGGGCGGTGGGCAGAGCGGCAGACCACCCGCCCTGCGCGCTCCTTGCAGGGGAGGAGCGGATCGGCGAGGCATGGCTGCTGGCGCTACGGGGGAACTTGACCGCGGCACGGGAGGTGCTGCGCCAGGCCGTGCGAGGGGCACGCGCCGCCGGCCAGACTTCGTCGCGCACCCTCCTGCTCACCGATCTGGCGCGATTCGGCCTCGCGGACGAGGCAGCCCGCGAATTGCGGTCCCTCTCGGACGCGCTGGAGGGCGCATTCGCCCCGGCACGTGCCGAGTTCGCCGCCGCCGTTGCCGCCGGGGACGCAGACCGGCTCCTCTCCGTCTACGCGGTGCTCAGCGGTATCGGAGCCCACATGCTGGCTGCGGAGAGCGCCTCTCACGCTGCGGCGGTGCTCCGCGGCGACCGGCGGCATCGCGCCGCCGCCGAGGCCGATCGAATGGCGCAGGCCGCCACGGCTCGGGTCCAGGGGACGCTGCCCGGTGCGTCCCGCGATGGACACTCGCTGCTGGGCTCCTCTCTCACGGAGCGAGAGCGCGAGGTCGCCGTCCTCGCAGGGCGCAGGCTCTCCAGTAACGAGATCGCCGAGCGACTCTTCCTGTCCCGCAGAACGGTCGACAACACACTCCAGAAGGTGTATCGGAAGCTCGGCGTGGGCAGCCGACGGTCACTCATCGAGGCGCTCCGAACACACGAGGATCCTTCCGGTCCTGATCAGGCCTGA
- a CDS encoding alkaline phosphatase D family protein → MSALDRRRFLRGAGVAAAVGVAGLVGTEILQGSASAAVIEPTFNINPFQFGVASSPLRNVIWTRLAILPLARDGRAGMPDGDIPVRWKVARNRDGSGVLAEGTAYALSRNGHSARVEVAALPQATAVFYWFEYGNWRSTVGRLKTAPAANSNPSAMTAAVISCANFEHGFFHCYEHIADHEVDVVIATGDFTYADSYNPGYGSKARSHLPAGECFTLADYRLRHSQYRADRQEQAMRASTGMVLTLDDHEVDDDWAGSTPDYLEDGAANSGPGTFWERRHNALQAHWENTPLPFMMKPARSLMPNSYQTLQWGRLTDFHLLDTRQFRSRQDKWRRNEENRYMLGPDQLSALGRSYRGARWDLLVNQVVMAHWVNGGPGTEKASDSWDGYRAERRRVVRQWIDKEVANPVVLTGDVHFGGADSVVEALVERLDTRAPEIISSSITSGGDLEGDWYELEDALNYLPLHMYHRRRGWTKLDINSQRIHVQWRGTEVVSARAAQPDRIFQSADIIAGQHNFSNTSW, encoded by the coding sequence GTGAGTGCACTGGACAGACGGCGCTTCCTCCGGGGGGCGGGAGTTGCCGCCGCCGTGGGGGTGGCAGGGCTCGTGGGGACCGAAATCCTCCAGGGCTCCGCCTCCGCGGCGGTGATCGAGCCGACGTTCAACATCAACCCCTTCCAGTTCGGGGTGGCCAGCAGCCCCCTGAGGAACGTGATCTGGACGAGGCTCGCCATCCTCCCCCTGGCCCGCGACGGCAGAGCGGGCATGCCCGACGGGGACATCCCCGTCCGCTGGAAGGTCGCACGGAACCGCGACGGCAGCGGCGTCCTCGCCGAGGGAACGGCGTACGCCCTGAGCCGCAACGGGCACAGCGCCCGCGTCGAGGTGGCCGCGCTCCCCCAGGCAACGGCGGTGTTCTACTGGTTCGAGTACGGCAACTGGCGGTCCACGGTGGGGCGGCTGAAGACGGCCCCCGCCGCCAACAGCAACCCATCCGCGATGACGGCCGCCGTCATCTCGTGCGCGAACTTCGAGCACGGCTTCTTCCACTGCTACGAGCACATCGCCGACCACGAGGTCGATGTGGTCATCGCGACGGGCGACTTCACCTACGCGGACTCCTACAACCCCGGCTACGGCTCCAAGGCGAGGAGCCATCTGCCCGCAGGGGAGTGCTTCACGCTGGCCGACTACCGGCTGCGGCACTCCCAGTACCGTGCGGACCGCCAGGAGCAGGCGATGCGGGCTTCCACGGGGATGGTCCTCACCCTGGACGACCACGAGGTGGACGACGACTGGGCCGGCAGCACGCCCGACTACTTGGAGGACGGGGCGGCGAACAGCGGCCCGGGCACCTTCTGGGAACGCCGGCACAACGCCCTGCAGGCGCACTGGGAGAACACCCCCCTGCCCTTCATGATGAAGCCGGCTCGCAGCCTCATGCCGAACAGCTACCAGACCCTGCAGTGGGGTCGGCTCACGGACTTCCACCTGCTCGACACCCGGCAGTTCCGCTCGCGTCAGGACAAGTGGAGGAGGAACGAGGAGAACCGCTACATGCTCGGGCCGGACCAGTTGTCCGCGCTGGGCCGAAGCTATCGCGGGGCCCGCTGGGACCTGCTGGTCAACCAGGTCGTCATGGCCCATTGGGTGAACGGAGGGCCGGGGACGGAAAAGGCATCGGACTCATGGGACGGCTATCGGGCAGAACGCCGCCGGGTGGTCAGACAATGGATCGACAAGGAGGTGGCCAACCCCGTCGTGCTGACCGGTGACGTCCACTTCGGCGGTGCCGACAGCGTCGTCGAAGCCCTTGTTGAACGTCTTGATACCAGAGCCCCCGAAATCATCAGCTCCTCCATCACGTCCGGTGGTGATCTGGAGGGGGACTGGTATGAGCTGGAGGACGCGCTCAACTACCTGCCGCTGCACATGTACCACCGGCGCCGGGGCTGGACGAAGCTCGACATCAATTCCCAGCGCATCCACGTCCAGTGGCGGGGAACCGAGGTGGTAAGTGCCCGCGCCGCGCAACCGGACCGGATCTTCCAGTCCGCGGACATCATCGCCGGCCAACACAACTTCTCCAACACGAGCTGGTGA
- a CDS encoding serine/threonine-protein kinase — protein sequence MHVQEWVVPGYSESGELGSGSSGRVMQAVHERSGTPVAVKYLSGALRADPGFVRDFRNEAGLLATLASPYVVGLHEYVEAPEGAAIVMELVVGVSLRTLLRREGATGPEAALTVLKGSLLGLAAAHRAGVVHRDYKPENVLVAGDGTSKLVDFGIAVREGAAPGVAGTPLYMAPEQWHGLPASPATDVYAATATFFECLTGEYPYAGGTALELAVQHISAQIPADRVPEPFRALVLRGLAKHAEQRPETAAAFVAELEEVAATAYGEDWEEEGRRRLAALACPLLSDLAADLRPSTGTTVAATTVLADTELPGRSGGRRGYGLRGTLAGAGVVLTAVLAFVTQGADEGGPTTAGAAVATTSALPGAAGRPTTGTPAPGAESATSSVSPGHSTTASPSQSGSPSASTSRSSAGTPDAEGALSQGEAPLSDTGSTPPAAPDSTTVPTSTPETAGTSPASSAPPAPPAPPPVVVTSVSVAELRQSGSTTASASIVVVTSGTGPVSLTVTWYASSRDGSIGIQDGPSQTFRLSGKNSYTVTAAHGFRDNACYWGVAATSPASGGGGTFRQIVTQRCDVR from the coding sequence GTGCACGTGCAGGAGTGGGTGGTCCCCGGATACTCGGAGTCGGGAGAGCTGGGGTCCGGTAGCAGCGGCCGCGTGATGCAGGCCGTGCACGAACGCAGCGGGACTCCGGTGGCGGTGAAGTACCTCAGCGGCGCACTGCGGGCGGACCCCGGCTTCGTGCGCGACTTCAGGAACGAGGCCGGGCTGCTGGCCACCCTCGCTTCCCCTTACGTGGTCGGCCTCCACGAGTACGTCGAGGCCCCCGAGGGAGCCGCCATCGTGATGGAGCTGGTGGTCGGCGTCTCTCTGCGCACCCTGCTGCGACGGGAGGGCGCGACAGGCCCGGAAGCCGCGCTCACCGTCCTCAAGGGGTCGCTCCTCGGTCTCGCCGCCGCGCACCGGGCCGGCGTGGTCCACCGGGACTACAAGCCCGAGAACGTGCTGGTGGCCGGGGACGGGACCTCCAAGCTGGTCGATTTCGGAATCGCGGTGCGCGAGGGCGCCGCACCTGGTGTCGCGGGGACTCCCCTGTACATGGCGCCGGAGCAGTGGCACGGTCTGCCGGCCTCTCCGGCTACCGACGTCTACGCGGCGACGGCCACGTTCTTCGAGTGCCTGACGGGCGAGTACCCGTATGCCGGTGGGACCGCCCTGGAACTGGCTGTTCAGCACATCAGCGCACAGATCCCGGCCGACAGGGTTCCGGAGCCTTTCCGGGCGCTGGTCCTTCGCGGTCTGGCCAAGCACGCGGAGCAGCGGCCCGAGACGGCGGCAGCCTTTGTGGCGGAACTCGAGGAGGTCGCCGCGACGGCGTACGGAGAGGACTGGGAGGAGGAGGGGCGACGCAGGTTGGCGGCGCTGGCATGCCCGCTCCTGTCGGACCTCGCCGCGGATCTCCGGCCGTCGACCGGAACCACCGTGGCGGCCACCACCGTGCTGGCCGACACCGAGCTGCCGGGGCGGTCCGGTGGGCGGCGCGGATACGGCCTGCGGGGCACGCTGGCCGGCGCCGGGGTGGTGCTCACGGCGGTACTGGCCTTTGTGACGCAGGGCGCTGACGAGGGCGGTCCGACGACTGCGGGAGCAGCCGTCGCCACCACGAGCGCTCTGCCGGGAGCGGCGGGCCGTCCGACCACCGGGACTCCCGCGCCGGGCGCGGAGTCGGCCACGTCATCGGTATCGCCAGGCCATTCCACGACGGCCTCACCATCGCAGTCCGGTTCGCCGTCGGCGTCCACCTCACGCTCGTCGGCGGGTACGCCGGATGCCGAGGGTGCTCTGTCCCAGGGGGAGGCTCCGCTGTCGGACACAGGCTCGACTCCGCCTGCCGCACCGGATTCGACGACGGTGCCGACGTCCACGCCGGAGACGGCCGGGACTTCGCCCGCCTCCAGTGCCCCGCCCGCCCCGCCGGCCCCGCCGCCCGTCGTGGTGACCTCGGTGTCCGTCGCGGAGCTGCGTCAGTCGGGCTCCACGACGGCGTCCGCCTCCATCGTGGTCGTGACGAGCGGGACCGGGCCCGTGAGCCTCACCGTCACCTGGTACGCCTCGTCCAGAGACGGTTCCATCGGTATTCAGGATGGCCCCTCGCAGACCTTCCGGCTGAGCGGGAAGAATTCCTACACCGTCACCGCCGCCCATGGCTTCCGCGACAACGCCTGCTACTGGGGCGTCGCCGCGACAAGTCCCGCATCCGGTGGCGGCGGAACCTTCCGGCAGATCGTGACCCAGAGGTGCGACGTCCGATGA
- a CDS encoding GDSL-type esterase/lipase family protein, whose translation MCEETSAVTVCGGPADRRRRRRSRPDTDAIRPDSTASRRVCFLGDSLVLGVGDPTERGWVGRMPGLAAGAGIDLTSYNLGVRGQTMPMIAERFSEVLVRLPYPVRGRLVVSGGINDADLEGGRVRSAASESVAALDELLRMSASAGIDTLVVSPTPVADVGHRQRLEGLSQAFSVLAEARSVPYADVMSLLSASSEWGREMADGDGYHPSAPGYRHLAEAVWYAGMRRWLTRDCASGVVSLRRVGEEWADE comes from the coding sequence ATGTGTGAAGAGACCTCAGCCGTGACGGTGTGCGGCGGGCCCGCCGACCGGCGGCGCAGGAGACGATCGCGACCGGACACCGATGCGATCAGGCCCGATTCGACCGCGAGCCGGAGGGTCTGCTTCCTGGGCGACTCCCTCGTCCTGGGGGTGGGCGACCCGACGGAACGCGGGTGGGTCGGGCGCATGCCGGGGCTTGCGGCAGGCGCCGGGATCGACCTCACGAGCTACAACCTGGGCGTCCGGGGACAGACGATGCCGATGATCGCGGAGAGGTTCTCCGAAGTTCTGGTGCGGCTGCCGTATCCGGTGCGGGGCCGTCTCGTAGTGAGCGGCGGGATCAACGACGCGGATCTCGAAGGGGGGCGCGTACGGTCCGCCGCCTCCGAGTCGGTGGCGGCGTTGGACGAGCTGCTGCGTATGTCGGCGAGCGCCGGGATCGACACCCTGGTGGTGTCGCCGACTCCTGTCGCCGACGTCGGTCACCGGCAGAGGCTGGAAGGCCTGAGTCAGGCTTTCTCGGTCCTGGCCGAGGCTAGGAGCGTGCCCTATGCGGACGTCATGTCCCTCCTCTCCGCGAGCAGCGAATGGGGCAGGGAAATGGCCGACGGCGACGGATACCACCCGTCGGCGCCGGGATACCGGCATCTCGCCGAAGCCGTCTGGTACGCCGGCATGAGGCGCTGGCTGACAAGGGACTGCGCATCCGGTGTCGTGTCGCTGCGGCGGGTCGGCGAGGAGTGGGCGGATGAGTGA
- a CDS encoding DinB family protein, with product MSDLVTRTVHDLSGHMNRVRAALEVLEAAGRGDAVLCGADRRRLSGAGHFPAYGRELDWTAREVAGHLTDSAKVFAQRVHQFLADGGPPCLIPFDPLDEERVAAYGAVCLAEALDRLSAAQSGLRTTILDIPASELHREGQRAIGGIITLADLIRFLPGHQHDHAVQVEFMADGGSS from the coding sequence ATGAGTGATCTCGTCACGCGGACGGTCCACGACCTCAGTGGTCATATGAACAGGGTGCGCGCGGCGTTGGAGGTGCTGGAAGCCGCCGGACGCGGCGACGCCGTCCTCTGCGGCGCCGACCGTCGGCGGTTGTCCGGGGCCGGTCACTTCCCCGCCTACGGCAGGGAGCTGGACTGGACGGCGAGAGAGGTCGCCGGGCATCTCACGGACTCCGCGAAGGTCTTCGCGCAGCGCGTCCACCAGTTCCTCGCCGACGGAGGGCCTCCCTGCCTGATCCCCTTCGATCCCCTGGACGAGGAGAGGGTCGCGGCCTACGGCGCCGTCTGCCTGGCAGAGGCACTGGACCGGCTCTCCGCGGCCCAGAGCGGACTCCGCACCACCATCCTCGACATTCCGGCTTCGGAGCTGCATCGTGAGGGACAACGGGCGATCGGAGGGATCATCACCTTGGCCGATCTGATCCGATTCCTGCCAGGCCATCAACACGACCATGCTGTACAGGTGGAGTTCATGGCCGACGGCGGGTCCTCCTGA
- a CDS encoding DUF2231 domain-containing protein, which yields MFPDVINGIPAHALYVHAVVVLLPLTAVLLVVSALWPTVMRRLGISLPVLALVSLALVPVTTSAGEWLEQRVQENALVERHAELGEQLLPWAAGLFVVTVAVWWVYRRAIGNGPTDLRVSWPPMGAVSVPLWIAAVVLALAVGAGTIVQVYRIGDSGAQAVWRNAHTSSAQRG from the coding sequence GTGTTCCCCGACGTGATCAATGGAATCCCCGCGCACGCCCTGTATGTGCACGCCGTCGTGGTTCTGCTCCCGCTGACAGCCGTGCTGCTGGTGGTGTCGGCTCTGTGGCCGACCGTGATGCGCAGGTTGGGCATCTCTCTGCCCGTCCTGGCCCTGGTGTCGCTGGCGCTGGTCCCGGTGACGACCAGTGCCGGAGAGTGGTTGGAGCAGCGCGTGCAGGAGAACGCTCTCGTTGAGCGGCACGCCGAGCTGGGGGAACAGCTCCTGCCGTGGGCGGCCGGTCTCTTCGTCGTGACCGTCGCGGTCTGGTGGGTCTACCGGCGCGCCATCGGGAACGGTCCGACCGACCTTCGCGTCTCATGGCCACCCATGGGGGCGGTGAGCGTTCCGCTGTGGATCGCCGCCGTCGTTCTGGCTCTCGCCGTCGGGGCCGGCACGATCGTGCAGGTCTACCGCATCGGTGACTCCGGCGCCCAGGCCGTCTGGCGCAATGCCCACACGTCCTCCGCCCAGCGCGGGTGA
- a CDS encoding DUF2785 domain-containing protein has translation MIDWSSIEAADCAVPAHPPMGHLVRELSQALADADPKIRDGAPHTVLATWIARGVIDEPRRLALGDEMAARFLDPEIQARTFAPLVLDMLVEAGDFKADWVEAFSRWYPAETELRGFDEELGWLHAVAHGADLLGQLGCHPEVDPVRMLDLAAARLTAHTDYVFEQLEDDRLARAIARILTRSDMNENDATEWLEPIGLHFGADRITTPVPAHLSNCLRTLRMLYVFADRGLRPSPESAPIALHHRDAVKTQLAAALDRIVRR, from the coding sequence ATGATCGACTGGTCCAGCATCGAAGCCGCCGACTGCGCGGTACCCGCGCACCCCCCTATGGGTCATCTGGTGCGAGAACTCTCCCAAGCCCTGGCCGATGCCGATCCCAAGATCCGGGACGGGGCCCCGCACACGGTGCTGGCGACCTGGATAGCCCGGGGGGTCATCGACGAGCCCCGGCGGCTGGCGCTCGGGGACGAGATGGCTGCCCGCTTCCTCGATCCGGAGATCCAGGCTCGGACCTTCGCCCCGCTGGTCCTCGACATGCTCGTGGAAGCGGGAGACTTCAAAGCCGACTGGGTGGAAGCGTTCTCACGTTGGTACCCGGCGGAGACGGAACTGCGCGGCTTTGACGAGGAACTGGGCTGGCTGCACGCCGTCGCGCATGGAGCGGACCTGCTCGGCCAGTTGGGATGCCACCCGGAGGTGGACCCGGTGCGGATGCTGGACCTTGCGGCGGCGCGACTGACCGCTCATACCGACTACGTCTTCGAACAACTGGAGGACGATCGGTTGGCAAGGGCGATCGCCCGTATCCTCACCCGCTCCGACATGAACGAGAACGACGCGACCGAATGGTTGGAACCGATCGGCCTCCACTTCGGGGCCGACCGGATCACGACTCCCGTTCCCGCACACCTCAGCAACTGCCTACGCACATTGCGCATGCTCTATGTCTTCGCGGACCGGGGCCTTCGGCCGAGCCCCGAGTCCGCGCCGATCGCCCTTCACCACCGTGATGCGGTCAAGACACAGCTGGCCGCCGCTCTCGACAGGATCGTCAGGAGATGA
- a CDS encoding NAD(P)H-binding protein, which produces MSTSRGSPQVKLSPSQSARHWSPLVHRIPQSSCSSPQLPLGTRDPQQLKAPLPVRRIDFDEPSTLAGGFEGAEVLLISAGHGEGGTVMARHGAAEKAGVSHVVCTSLSADGDHLPYALPHRWTERRLQDGTMDWTILRNGLYAELLGALAAP; this is translated from the coding sequence GTGTCCACGTCACGGGGGTCGCCTCAGGTCAAGCTGTCCCCGTCGCAGTCGGCACGGCACTGGAGCCCACTTGTTCACCGGATCCCGCAGTCCTCGTGCTCGTCGCCGCAACTGCCCCTCGGCACGCGCGACCCTCAGCAGCTCAAGGCGCCGCTGCCGGTCCGCCGCATCGACTTCGACGAGCCCAGCACCCTCGCCGGGGGCTTCGAGGGTGCGGAGGTGCTGCTGATCTCCGCAGGCCACGGCGAGGGCGGCACCGTCATGGCTCGGCACGGCGCCGCCGAGAAGGCCGGCGTGAGCCATGTCGTCTGTACGAGCCTGAGCGCTGACGGCGATCACCTTCCCTACGCGCTGCCACACCGCTGGACCGAGCGTCGGCTCCAGGACGGCACCATGGACTGGACAATCCTGCGCAACGGCCTGTACGCGGAGTTGCTGGGCGCGCTCGCGGCGCCGTAG
- a CDS encoding PadR family transcriptional regulator — translation MLKLAILGFLYDQPLHGYELRHHLAALTGHVRPISDGTLYPAIKRLESDGLLVRETEPGSAAAPRHTLHLTAAGRDALLHHLRTPEQLDISDENRWFTVLAFLRHLDDPAEQAAVLRRRLAFLNEPASFFYADGRPLRAEDLSDPFRSGILRIARATTQAELSWLTDTLADLDR, via the coding sequence ATGCTCAAGCTCGCGATCCTCGGATTCCTCTACGACCAGCCGCTGCATGGCTACGAGTTGCGCCACCACCTGGCCGCCCTCACCGGACATGTGCGACCGATCAGCGACGGGACCCTCTACCCCGCGATCAAGCGCCTCGAATCCGACGGCCTGCTCGTCCGCGAAACCGAGCCTGGCAGCGCGGCCGCCCCACGCCACACCCTGCACCTGACCGCCGCCGGGCGCGACGCCCTGCTCCACCACCTGCGCACGCCCGAGCAGTTGGACATCAGCGACGAGAACCGCTGGTTCACCGTGCTGGCCTTCCTCCGCCACCTCGACGACCCCGCCGAGCAGGCCGCCGTACTGCGCCGCCGCCTTGCCTTCCTGAACGAGCCCGCCAGCTTCTTCTACGCGGACGGCCGACCGCTGCGCGCCGAGGACCTCTCCGACCCGTTCCGCAGCGGGATCCTGCGCATCGCCCGCGCCACCACCCAGGCCGAACTCAGCTGGCTCACCGACACCTTGGCCGACCTCGACCGGTGA
- a CDS encoding alpha/beta hydrolase, translated as MRHAPVTPNGDLIRWIEVPGSGPRTRLYLHGLGASSPTYWAAAAAHPLLVGHRSLLLDLLGFGISDRPADFDYTMEEHADAVALALRAAGVSGAEVVAHSLGGAVAILLAARHPELVSRLVLVDSVLDPAPPMPTPGSGGIASYTEQEFLAHGWAETEARVGPVWWATMRLAGREALYRTTVHRGRGTVPALREQLAGLPHPRTFLYPQADGVPAGAAELEAAGVVLRAVPECGHNIMFDNPEAFAQATADALAGR; from the coding sequence ATGCGCCATGCCCCCGTCACCCCGAACGGCGACCTGATCCGGTGGATCGAGGTTCCCGGCAGTGGGCCGCGGACCCGGTTGTACCTGCACGGGCTCGGTGCCAGTTCGCCGACGTACTGGGCAGCGGCGGCCGCGCATCCGCTTCTGGTCGGCCACCGCTCGCTGCTGCTGGACCTGCTCGGCTTCGGCATCAGCGACCGGCCGGCCGACTTCGACTACACGATGGAGGAGCACGCGGATGCCGTGGCCCTCGCGCTCCGCGCGGCCGGTGTGAGCGGCGCGGAGGTGGTCGCGCACAGCCTGGGCGGCGCGGTGGCGATCCTGCTGGCGGCGCGTCACCCGGAGCTGGTGTCGAGGCTGGTGCTGGTGGACTCGGTCCTGGACCCGGCGCCGCCAATGCCGACCCCGGGGAGCGGCGGCATCGCGAGCTACACCGAGCAGGAGTTCCTGGCGCACGGCTGGGCGGAGACGGAGGCGCGGGTCGGACCGGTGTGGTGGGCGACGATGCGGCTGGCAGGCCGCGAGGCGCTGTACCGGACGACGGTGCACCGGGGGCGTGGGACGGTGCCCGCGCTGCGCGAACAGCTGGCCGGGCTGCCCCACCCGCGCACCTTCCTCTACCCGCAGGCGGACGGTGTCCCGGCGGGCGCGGCGGAGTTGGAGGCCGCGGGGGTGGTGCTCAGGGCGGTGCCGGAGTGCGGCCACAACATCATGTTCGACAACCCGGAGGCGTTCGCCCAGGCCACCGCCGACGCGCTGGCCGGCCGGTGA